A window of the Canis lupus baileyi chromosome 1, mCanLup2.hap1, whole genome shotgun sequence genome harbors these coding sequences:
- the DMKN gene encoding dermokine isoform X7, with protein sequence MKSRGSLACLLLALCLGSGEAGPLLRGGESAGVGAGEALGHGVGDAIGQGVGNAISQGVEEAAGQGAGEAAGPAARDAVGRGIGEAARALGNTGGEAGRQVENVIRHGADAVHGSWQGAPGSDGAWGTNGQPPSGGHGIFGSQGGSGGHGQGNPGGPGTPWGQGYPGGSDGSFGNHPQGGSWGQGGSFPSGTNAQGTVVQPGYGSVRGSNSHSECTNPPPSGSGGSSGHSGDRPLENSRNFDQSGYSGSQGHNTPQGHNTGSSWGSSSSGSGGGSGSGNKPGCDSPGNDVRVSGGSGGQGFGGGQGGPGSSGDIREISKEGGHLVGGPQDNSQWHGSSGGGEAVSGINTLNSQTSAGLFNFDTFWKNFKSKLGFINWDAINKGQVPRPSTRALLYFSRLWEDFKHNTPFLNWKEIIEGADATSLQKRSGGAGQSGAGWQEVAAVTSKNPYNQQAYPTPAGGQYSAKIPSKGGVTPSSSASRVRPGLLQWVKFW encoded by the exons ATGAAGTCAAGGGGCTCCCTGGCCTGCCTCCTGCTGGCCCTGTGTCTGGGCAGTGGGGAGGCTGGCCCACTGCTGAGAGGAGGGGAGAGCGCCGGAGTGGGTGCTGGGGAGGCCCTGGGACACGGGGTGGGAGATGCCATCGGACAGGGGGTGGGAAATGCCATTAGCCAAGGAGTCGAAGAGGCTGCGGGCCAAGGGGCTGGAGAGGCGGCCGGCCCTGCAGCCCGGGACGCCGTGGGCCGTGGCATCGGGGAAGCGGCCCGTGCCCTTGGAAACACCGGGGGTGAGGCTGGCAGACAGGTGGAGAACGTCATTCGACATGGGGCCGATGCTGTCCACGGCTCCTGGCAGGGGGCGCCCGGCAGCGACGGTGCTTGG GGAACCAACGGCCAGCCTCCATCTGGAGGCCACGGCATCTTTGGCTCCCAGGGTGGCTCTGGAGGCCACGGCCAGGGCAATCCTGGAGGTCCAGGGACCCCCTGGGGCCAGGGATATCCTGGAGGCTCAGATGGCAGCTTTGGAAACCACCCTCAGGGAGGCTCCTGGGGCCAAGGAGGCTCTTTCCCTTCGGGGACCAACGCTCAG GGGACTGTGGTCCAGCCTGGGTACGGCTCAGTGAGAGGCAGCAACTCGCATTCGGAG TGCACTAACCCCCCGCCATccggctcgggcggcagctccggcCACTCCGGG GACCGTCCCTTAGAAAATTCTAGGAATTTTGATCAGAGCGGCTACTCAGGCTCCCAG GGACACAATACCCCACAGGGACACAATACCGGCTCTTCCTGGGGGAGCAGTAGCAGCGGAAGTGGTGGCGGAAGTGGCAGTGGAAATAAACCGGGG TGTGACAGCCCAGGGAATGATGTCCGCGTATCCGGAGGATCTGGGGGTCAG GGCTTcggaggaggacagggaggtcCTGGCAGCTCTGGTGACATCAGG GAAATAAGCAAAGAGGGTGGTCACCTCGTTGGGGGCCCCCAAGACAATTCTCAG TGGCACGGGTCCAGTGGAGGAGGTGAAGCTGTCAGTGGGATCAATACCTTG AACTCTCAGACGTCTGCTGGGCTCTTCAACTTCGATACTTTCTGGAAG AATTTTAAATCCAAGCTGGGTTTCATTAACTGGGATGCCATAAACAAG GGCCAAGTCCCACGCCCCAGCACACGCGCCCTGCTCTACTTCAGCCGACTCTGGGAG gACTTCAAACACAACACCCCTTTCCTGAACTGGAAAGAAATTATTGAG GGGGCCGATGCGACTTCGCTCCAGAAGAGGTCGGGCGGTGCTGGTCAG TCTGGCGCAGGATGGCAGGAGGTGGCGGCGGTGACTTCCAAG AACCCCTATAACCAGCAGGCATACCCTACTCCCGCTGGCGGGCAGTACTCAGCCAAGATCCCCTCTAAG GGGGGAGTCACGCCTTCCTCCTCG GCTTCCCGGGTGCGGCCTGGCCTGCTGCAGTGGGTGAAGTTCTGGTAG
- the DMKN gene encoding dermokine isoform X1 yields MKSRGSLACLLLALCLGSGEAGPLLRGGESAGVGAGEALGHGVGDAIGQGVGNAISQGVEEAAGQGAGEAAGPAARDAVGRGIGEAARALGNTGGEAGRQVENVIRHGADAVHGSWQGAPGSDGAWGTNGQPPSGGHGIFGSQGGSGGHGQGNPGGPGTPWGQGYPGGSDGSFGNHPQGGSWGQGGSFPSGTNAQGTVVQPGYGSVRGSNSHSECTNPPPSGSGGSSGHSGGGSGGGSGGSSGGGSSSSGGSSGGGSSSGSGSSSGGGGSSGGGSSSSGSSSGGSGGSSYGPSWDRPLENSRNFDQSGYSGSQGHNTPQGHNTGSSWGSSSSGSGGGSGSGNKPGCDSPGNDVRVSGGSGGQGFGGGQGGPGSSGDIREISKEGGHLVGGPQDNSQWHGSSGGGEAVSGINTLNSQTSAGLFNFDTFWKNFKSKLGFINWDAINKGQVPRPSTRALLYFSRLWEDFKHNTPFLNWKEIIEGADATSLQKRSGGAGQSGAGWQEVAAVTSKNPYNQQAYPTPAGGQYSAKIPSKGGVTPSSSASRVRPGLLQWVKFW; encoded by the exons ATGAAGTCAAGGGGCTCCCTGGCCTGCCTCCTGCTGGCCCTGTGTCTGGGCAGTGGGGAGGCTGGCCCACTGCTGAGAGGAGGGGAGAGCGCCGGAGTGGGTGCTGGGGAGGCCCTGGGACACGGGGTGGGAGATGCCATCGGACAGGGGGTGGGAAATGCCATTAGCCAAGGAGTCGAAGAGGCTGCGGGCCAAGGGGCTGGAGAGGCGGCCGGCCCTGCAGCCCGGGACGCCGTGGGCCGTGGCATCGGGGAAGCGGCCCGTGCCCTTGGAAACACCGGGGGTGAGGCTGGCAGACAGGTGGAGAACGTCATTCGACATGGGGCCGATGCTGTCCACGGCTCCTGGCAGGGGGCGCCCGGCAGCGACGGTGCTTGG GGAACCAACGGCCAGCCTCCATCTGGAGGCCACGGCATCTTTGGCTCCCAGGGTGGCTCTGGAGGCCACGGCCAGGGCAATCCTGGAGGTCCAGGGACCCCCTGGGGCCAGGGATATCCTGGAGGCTCAGATGGCAGCTTTGGAAACCACCCTCAGGGAGGCTCCTGGGGCCAAGGAGGCTCTTTCCCTTCGGGGACCAACGCTCAG GGGACTGTGGTCCAGCCTGGGTACGGCTCAGTGAGAGGCAGCAACTCGCATTCGGAG TGCACTAACCCCCCGCCATccggctcgggcggcagctccggcCACTCCGGG GGAGGCAGTGGCGGTGGCAGTGGCGGCAGCAGCGGCGGTGGCAGCAGTAGCAGTGGCGGCAGCAGCGGCGGTGGCAGCAgcagtggcagtggcagcagcagcggcggTGGCGGCAGCAGcggtggtggcagcagcagcagtggcagcagcagcgGTGGCAGCGGTGGCAGCAGTTACGGGCCCAGCTGG GACCGTCCCTTAGAAAATTCTAGGAATTTTGATCAGAGCGGCTACTCAGGCTCCCAG GGACACAATACCCCACAGGGACACAATACCGGCTCTTCCTGGGGGAGCAGTAGCAGCGGAAGTGGTGGCGGAAGTGGCAGTGGAAATAAACCGGGG TGTGACAGCCCAGGGAATGATGTCCGCGTATCCGGAGGATCTGGGGGTCAG GGCTTcggaggaggacagggaggtcCTGGCAGCTCTGGTGACATCAGG GAAATAAGCAAAGAGGGTGGTCACCTCGTTGGGGGCCCCCAAGACAATTCTCAG TGGCACGGGTCCAGTGGAGGAGGTGAAGCTGTCAGTGGGATCAATACCTTG AACTCTCAGACGTCTGCTGGGCTCTTCAACTTCGATACTTTCTGGAAG AATTTTAAATCCAAGCTGGGTTTCATTAACTGGGATGCCATAAACAAG GGCCAAGTCCCACGCCCCAGCACACGCGCCCTGCTCTACTTCAGCCGACTCTGGGAG gACTTCAAACACAACACCCCTTTCCTGAACTGGAAAGAAATTATTGAG GGGGCCGATGCGACTTCGCTCCAGAAGAGGTCGGGCGGTGCTGGTCAG TCTGGCGCAGGATGGCAGGAGGTGGCGGCGGTGACTTCCAAG AACCCCTATAACCAGCAGGCATACCCTACTCCCGCTGGCGGGCAGTACTCAGCCAAGATCCCCTCTAAG GGGGGAGTCACGCCTTCCTCCTCG GCTTCCCGGGTGCGGCCTGGCCTGCTGCAGTGGGTGAAGTTCTGGTAG
- the DMKN gene encoding dermokine isoform X3: MKSRGSLACLLLALCLGSGEAGPLLRGGESAGVGAGEALGHGVGDAIGQGVGNAISQGVEEAAGQGAGEAAGPAARDAVGRGIGEAARALGNTGGEAGRQVENVIRHGADAVHGSWQGAPGSDGAWGTNGQPPSGGHGIFGSQGGSGGHGQGNPGGPGTPWGQGYPGGSDGSFGNHPQGGSWGQGGSFPSGTNAQGTVVQPGYGSVRGSNSHSECTNPPPSGSGGSSGHSGGGSGGGSGGSSGGGSSSSGGSSGGGSSSGSGSSSGGGGSSGGGSSSSGSSSGGSGGSSYGPSWDRPLENSRNFDQSGYSGSQGHNTPQGHNTGSSWGSSSSGSGGGSGSGNKPGCDSPGNDVRVSGGSGGQGFGGGQGGPGSSGDIREISKEGGHLVGGPQDNSQWHGSSGGGEAVSGINTLNSQTSAGLFNFDTFWKNFKSKLGFINWDAINKGQVPRPSTRALLYFSRLWEDFKHNTPFLNWKEIIEGADATSLQKRSGGAGQSGAGWQEVAAVTSKNPYNQQAYPTPAGGQYSAKIPSKGGVTPSSSASRVRPGLLQWVKF; this comes from the exons ATGAAGTCAAGGGGCTCCCTGGCCTGCCTCCTGCTGGCCCTGTGTCTGGGCAGTGGGGAGGCTGGCCCACTGCTGAGAGGAGGGGAGAGCGCCGGAGTGGGTGCTGGGGAGGCCCTGGGACACGGGGTGGGAGATGCCATCGGACAGGGGGTGGGAAATGCCATTAGCCAAGGAGTCGAAGAGGCTGCGGGCCAAGGGGCTGGAGAGGCGGCCGGCCCTGCAGCCCGGGACGCCGTGGGCCGTGGCATCGGGGAAGCGGCCCGTGCCCTTGGAAACACCGGGGGTGAGGCTGGCAGACAGGTGGAGAACGTCATTCGACATGGGGCCGATGCTGTCCACGGCTCCTGGCAGGGGGCGCCCGGCAGCGACGGTGCTTGG GGAACCAACGGCCAGCCTCCATCTGGAGGCCACGGCATCTTTGGCTCCCAGGGTGGCTCTGGAGGCCACGGCCAGGGCAATCCTGGAGGTCCAGGGACCCCCTGGGGCCAGGGATATCCTGGAGGCTCAGATGGCAGCTTTGGAAACCACCCTCAGGGAGGCTCCTGGGGCCAAGGAGGCTCTTTCCCTTCGGGGACCAACGCTCAG GGGACTGTGGTCCAGCCTGGGTACGGCTCAGTGAGAGGCAGCAACTCGCATTCGGAG TGCACTAACCCCCCGCCATccggctcgggcggcagctccggcCACTCCGGG GGAGGCAGTGGCGGTGGCAGTGGCGGCAGCAGCGGCGGTGGCAGCAGTAGCAGTGGCGGCAGCAGCGGCGGTGGCAGCAgcagtggcagtggcagcagcagcggcggTGGCGGCAGCAGcggtggtggcagcagcagcagtggcagcagcagcgGTGGCAGCGGTGGCAGCAGTTACGGGCCCAGCTGG GACCGTCCCTTAGAAAATTCTAGGAATTTTGATCAGAGCGGCTACTCAGGCTCCCAG GGACACAATACCCCACAGGGACACAATACCGGCTCTTCCTGGGGGAGCAGTAGCAGCGGAAGTGGTGGCGGAAGTGGCAGTGGAAATAAACCGGGG TGTGACAGCCCAGGGAATGATGTCCGCGTATCCGGAGGATCTGGGGGTCAG GGCTTcggaggaggacagggaggtcCTGGCAGCTCTGGTGACATCAGG GAAATAAGCAAAGAGGGTGGTCACCTCGTTGGGGGCCCCCAAGACAATTCTCAG TGGCACGGGTCCAGTGGAGGAGGTGAAGCTGTCAGTGGGATCAATACCTTG AACTCTCAGACGTCTGCTGGGCTCTTCAACTTCGATACTTTCTGGAAG AATTTTAAATCCAAGCTGGGTTTCATTAACTGGGATGCCATAAACAAG GGCCAAGTCCCACGCCCCAGCACACGCGCCCTGCTCTACTTCAGCCGACTCTGGGAG gACTTCAAACACAACACCCCTTTCCTGAACTGGAAAGAAATTATTGAG GGGGCCGATGCGACTTCGCTCCAGAAGAGGTCGGGCGGTGCTGGTCAG TCTGGCGCAGGATGGCAGGAGGTGGCGGCGGTGACTTCCAAG AACCCCTATAACCAGCAGGCATACCCTACTCCCGCTGGCGGGCAGTACTCAGCCAAGATCCCCTCTAAG GGGGGAGTCACGCCTTCCTCCTCG GCTTCCCGGGTGCGGCCTGGCCTGCTGCAGTGGGTGAAGTTCTG a
- the DMKN gene encoding dermokine isoform X5: protein MKSRGSLACLLLALCLGSGEAGPLLRGGESAGVGAGEALGHGVGDAIGQGVGNAISQGVEEAAGQGAGEAAGPAARDAVGRGIGEAARALGNTGGEAGRQVENVIRHGADAVHGSWQGAPGSDGAWGTNGQPPSGGHGIFGSQGGSGGHGQGNPGGPGTPWGQGYPGGSDGSFGNHPQGGSWGQGGSFPSGTNAQGTVVQPGYGSVRGSNSHSECTNPPPSGSGGSSGHSGGGSGGGSGGSSGGGSSSSGGSSGGGSSSGSGSSSGGGGSSGGGSSSSGSSSGGSGGSSYGPSWDRPLENSRNFDQSGYSGSQGHNTPQGHNTGSSWGSSSSGSGGGSGSGNKPGCDSPGNDVRVSGGSGGQGFGGGQGGPGSSGDIREISKEGGHLVGGPQDNSQNSQTSAGLFNFDTFWKNFKSKLGFINWDAINKGQVPRPSTRALLYFSRLWEDFKHNTPFLNWKEIIEGADATSLQKRSGGAGQSGAGWQEVAAVTSKNPYNQQAYPTPAGGQYSAKIPSKGGVTPSSSASRVRPGLLQWVKFW, encoded by the exons ATGAAGTCAAGGGGCTCCCTGGCCTGCCTCCTGCTGGCCCTGTGTCTGGGCAGTGGGGAGGCTGGCCCACTGCTGAGAGGAGGGGAGAGCGCCGGAGTGGGTGCTGGGGAGGCCCTGGGACACGGGGTGGGAGATGCCATCGGACAGGGGGTGGGAAATGCCATTAGCCAAGGAGTCGAAGAGGCTGCGGGCCAAGGGGCTGGAGAGGCGGCCGGCCCTGCAGCCCGGGACGCCGTGGGCCGTGGCATCGGGGAAGCGGCCCGTGCCCTTGGAAACACCGGGGGTGAGGCTGGCAGACAGGTGGAGAACGTCATTCGACATGGGGCCGATGCTGTCCACGGCTCCTGGCAGGGGGCGCCCGGCAGCGACGGTGCTTGG GGAACCAACGGCCAGCCTCCATCTGGAGGCCACGGCATCTTTGGCTCCCAGGGTGGCTCTGGAGGCCACGGCCAGGGCAATCCTGGAGGTCCAGGGACCCCCTGGGGCCAGGGATATCCTGGAGGCTCAGATGGCAGCTTTGGAAACCACCCTCAGGGAGGCTCCTGGGGCCAAGGAGGCTCTTTCCCTTCGGGGACCAACGCTCAG GGGACTGTGGTCCAGCCTGGGTACGGCTCAGTGAGAGGCAGCAACTCGCATTCGGAG TGCACTAACCCCCCGCCATccggctcgggcggcagctccggcCACTCCGGG GGAGGCAGTGGCGGTGGCAGTGGCGGCAGCAGCGGCGGTGGCAGCAGTAGCAGTGGCGGCAGCAGCGGCGGTGGCAGCAgcagtggcagtggcagcagcagcggcggTGGCGGCAGCAGcggtggtggcagcagcagcagtggcagcagcagcgGTGGCAGCGGTGGCAGCAGTTACGGGCCCAGCTGG GACCGTCCCTTAGAAAATTCTAGGAATTTTGATCAGAGCGGCTACTCAGGCTCCCAG GGACACAATACCCCACAGGGACACAATACCGGCTCTTCCTGGGGGAGCAGTAGCAGCGGAAGTGGTGGCGGAAGTGGCAGTGGAAATAAACCGGGG TGTGACAGCCCAGGGAATGATGTCCGCGTATCCGGAGGATCTGGGGGTCAG GGCTTcggaggaggacagggaggtcCTGGCAGCTCTGGTGACATCAGG GAAATAAGCAAAGAGGGTGGTCACCTCGTTGGGGGCCCCCAAGACAATTCTCAG AACTCTCAGACGTCTGCTGGGCTCTTCAACTTCGATACTTTCTGGAAG AATTTTAAATCCAAGCTGGGTTTCATTAACTGGGATGCCATAAACAAG GGCCAAGTCCCACGCCCCAGCACACGCGCCCTGCTCTACTTCAGCCGACTCTGGGAG gACTTCAAACACAACACCCCTTTCCTGAACTGGAAAGAAATTATTGAG GGGGCCGATGCGACTTCGCTCCAGAAGAGGTCGGGCGGTGCTGGTCAG TCTGGCGCAGGATGGCAGGAGGTGGCGGCGGTGACTTCCAAG AACCCCTATAACCAGCAGGCATACCCTACTCCCGCTGGCGGGCAGTACTCAGCCAAGATCCCCTCTAAG GGGGGAGTCACGCCTTCCTCCTCG GCTTCCCGGGTGCGGCCTGGCCTGCTGCAGTGGGTGAAGTTCTGGTAG
- the DMKN gene encoding dermokine isoform X4 has product MKSRGSLACLLLALCLGSGEAGPLLRGGESAGVGAGEALGHGVGDAIGQGVGNAISQGVEEAAGQGAGEAAGPAARDAVGRGIGEAARALGNTGGEAGRQVENVIRHGADAVHGSWQGAPGSDGAWGTNGQPPSGGHGIFGSQGGSGGHGQGNPGGPGTPWGQGYPGGSDGSFGNHPQGGSWGQGGSFPSGTNAQGTVVQPGYGSVRGSNSHSECTNPPPSGSGGSSGHSGGGSGGGSGGSSGGGSSSSGGSSGGGSSSGSGSSSGGGGSSGGGSSSSGSSSGGSGGSSYGPSWDRPLENSRNFDQSGYSGSQGHNTPQGHNTGSSWGSSSSGSGGGSGSGNKPGCDSPGNDVRVSGGSGGQEISKEGGHLVGGPQDNSQWHGSSGGGEAVSGINTLNSQTSAGLFNFDTFWKNFKSKLGFINWDAINKGQVPRPSTRALLYFSRLWEDFKHNTPFLNWKEIIEGADATSLQKRSGGAGQSGAGWQEVAAVTSKNPYNQQAYPTPAGGQYSAKIPSKGGVTPSSSASRVRPGLLQWVKFW; this is encoded by the exons ATGAAGTCAAGGGGCTCCCTGGCCTGCCTCCTGCTGGCCCTGTGTCTGGGCAGTGGGGAGGCTGGCCCACTGCTGAGAGGAGGGGAGAGCGCCGGAGTGGGTGCTGGGGAGGCCCTGGGACACGGGGTGGGAGATGCCATCGGACAGGGGGTGGGAAATGCCATTAGCCAAGGAGTCGAAGAGGCTGCGGGCCAAGGGGCTGGAGAGGCGGCCGGCCCTGCAGCCCGGGACGCCGTGGGCCGTGGCATCGGGGAAGCGGCCCGTGCCCTTGGAAACACCGGGGGTGAGGCTGGCAGACAGGTGGAGAACGTCATTCGACATGGGGCCGATGCTGTCCACGGCTCCTGGCAGGGGGCGCCCGGCAGCGACGGTGCTTGG GGAACCAACGGCCAGCCTCCATCTGGAGGCCACGGCATCTTTGGCTCCCAGGGTGGCTCTGGAGGCCACGGCCAGGGCAATCCTGGAGGTCCAGGGACCCCCTGGGGCCAGGGATATCCTGGAGGCTCAGATGGCAGCTTTGGAAACCACCCTCAGGGAGGCTCCTGGGGCCAAGGAGGCTCTTTCCCTTCGGGGACCAACGCTCAG GGGACTGTGGTCCAGCCTGGGTACGGCTCAGTGAGAGGCAGCAACTCGCATTCGGAG TGCACTAACCCCCCGCCATccggctcgggcggcagctccggcCACTCCGGG GGAGGCAGTGGCGGTGGCAGTGGCGGCAGCAGCGGCGGTGGCAGCAGTAGCAGTGGCGGCAGCAGCGGCGGTGGCAGCAgcagtggcagtggcagcagcagcggcggTGGCGGCAGCAGcggtggtggcagcagcagcagtggcagcagcagcgGTGGCAGCGGTGGCAGCAGTTACGGGCCCAGCTGG GACCGTCCCTTAGAAAATTCTAGGAATTTTGATCAGAGCGGCTACTCAGGCTCCCAG GGACACAATACCCCACAGGGACACAATACCGGCTCTTCCTGGGGGAGCAGTAGCAGCGGAAGTGGTGGCGGAAGTGGCAGTGGAAATAAACCGGGG TGTGACAGCCCAGGGAATGATGTCCGCGTATCCGGAGGATCTGGGGGTCAG GAAATAAGCAAAGAGGGTGGTCACCTCGTTGGGGGCCCCCAAGACAATTCTCAG TGGCACGGGTCCAGTGGAGGAGGTGAAGCTGTCAGTGGGATCAATACCTTG AACTCTCAGACGTCTGCTGGGCTCTTCAACTTCGATACTTTCTGGAAG AATTTTAAATCCAAGCTGGGTTTCATTAACTGGGATGCCATAAACAAG GGCCAAGTCCCACGCCCCAGCACACGCGCCCTGCTCTACTTCAGCCGACTCTGGGAG gACTTCAAACACAACACCCCTTTCCTGAACTGGAAAGAAATTATTGAG GGGGCCGATGCGACTTCGCTCCAGAAGAGGTCGGGCGGTGCTGGTCAG TCTGGCGCAGGATGGCAGGAGGTGGCGGCGGTGACTTCCAAG AACCCCTATAACCAGCAGGCATACCCTACTCCCGCTGGCGGGCAGTACTCAGCCAAGATCCCCTCTAAG GGGGGAGTCACGCCTTCCTCCTCG GCTTCCCGGGTGCGGCCTGGCCTGCTGCAGTGGGTGAAGTTCTGGTAG
- the DMKN gene encoding dermokine isoform X6, which produces MKSRGSLACLLLALCLGSGEAGPLLRGGESAGVGAGEALGHGVGDAIGQGVGNAISQGVEEAAGQGAGEAAGPAARDAVGRGIGEAARALGNTGGEAGRQVENVIRHGADAVHGSWQGAPGSDGAWGTNGQPPSGGHGIFGSQGGSGGHGQGNPGGPGTPWGQGYPGGSDGSFGNHPQGGSWGQGGSFPSGTNAQGTVVQPGYGSVRGSNSHSECTNPPPSGSGGSSGHSGGGSGGGSGGSSGGGSSSSGGSSGGGSSSGSGSSSGGGGSSGGGSSSSGSSSGGSGGSSYGPSWDRPLENSRNFDQSGYSGSQGHNTPQGHNTGSSWGSSSSGSGGGSGSGNKPGCDSPGNDVRVSGGSGGQEISKEGGHLVGGPQDNSQNSQTSAGLFNFDTFWKNFKSKLGFINWDAINKGQVPRPSTRALLYFSRLWEDFKHNTPFLNWKEIIEGADATSLQKRSGGAGQSGAGWQEVAAVTSKNPYNQQAYPTPAGGQYSAKIPSKGGVTPSSSASRVRPGLLQWVKFW; this is translated from the exons ATGAAGTCAAGGGGCTCCCTGGCCTGCCTCCTGCTGGCCCTGTGTCTGGGCAGTGGGGAGGCTGGCCCACTGCTGAGAGGAGGGGAGAGCGCCGGAGTGGGTGCTGGGGAGGCCCTGGGACACGGGGTGGGAGATGCCATCGGACAGGGGGTGGGAAATGCCATTAGCCAAGGAGTCGAAGAGGCTGCGGGCCAAGGGGCTGGAGAGGCGGCCGGCCCTGCAGCCCGGGACGCCGTGGGCCGTGGCATCGGGGAAGCGGCCCGTGCCCTTGGAAACACCGGGGGTGAGGCTGGCAGACAGGTGGAGAACGTCATTCGACATGGGGCCGATGCTGTCCACGGCTCCTGGCAGGGGGCGCCCGGCAGCGACGGTGCTTGG GGAACCAACGGCCAGCCTCCATCTGGAGGCCACGGCATCTTTGGCTCCCAGGGTGGCTCTGGAGGCCACGGCCAGGGCAATCCTGGAGGTCCAGGGACCCCCTGGGGCCAGGGATATCCTGGAGGCTCAGATGGCAGCTTTGGAAACCACCCTCAGGGAGGCTCCTGGGGCCAAGGAGGCTCTTTCCCTTCGGGGACCAACGCTCAG GGGACTGTGGTCCAGCCTGGGTACGGCTCAGTGAGAGGCAGCAACTCGCATTCGGAG TGCACTAACCCCCCGCCATccggctcgggcggcagctccggcCACTCCGGG GGAGGCAGTGGCGGTGGCAGTGGCGGCAGCAGCGGCGGTGGCAGCAGTAGCAGTGGCGGCAGCAGCGGCGGTGGCAGCAgcagtggcagtggcagcagcagcggcggTGGCGGCAGCAGcggtggtggcagcagcagcagtggcagcagcagcgGTGGCAGCGGTGGCAGCAGTTACGGGCCCAGCTGG GACCGTCCCTTAGAAAATTCTAGGAATTTTGATCAGAGCGGCTACTCAGGCTCCCAG GGACACAATACCCCACAGGGACACAATACCGGCTCTTCCTGGGGGAGCAGTAGCAGCGGAAGTGGTGGCGGAAGTGGCAGTGGAAATAAACCGGGG TGTGACAGCCCAGGGAATGATGTCCGCGTATCCGGAGGATCTGGGGGTCAG GAAATAAGCAAAGAGGGTGGTCACCTCGTTGGGGGCCCCCAAGACAATTCTCAG AACTCTCAGACGTCTGCTGGGCTCTTCAACTTCGATACTTTCTGGAAG AATTTTAAATCCAAGCTGGGTTTCATTAACTGGGATGCCATAAACAAG GGCCAAGTCCCACGCCCCAGCACACGCGCCCTGCTCTACTTCAGCCGACTCTGGGAG gACTTCAAACACAACACCCCTTTCCTGAACTGGAAAGAAATTATTGAG GGGGCCGATGCGACTTCGCTCCAGAAGAGGTCGGGCGGTGCTGGTCAG TCTGGCGCAGGATGGCAGGAGGTGGCGGCGGTGACTTCCAAG AACCCCTATAACCAGCAGGCATACCCTACTCCCGCTGGCGGGCAGTACTCAGCCAAGATCCCCTCTAAG GGGGGAGTCACGCCTTCCTCCTCG GCTTCCCGGGTGCGGCCTGGCCTGCTGCAGTGGGTGAAGTTCTGGTAG